GCGCCTGATGGGGACGGCGGAGCAGTGCCGGACGCGGCGCAAGGCACTGCTCCAGTTCCGCGACGGGCTGATCTTCGCGGTGCTGAGCTCCCGCGCCCGCCGCCTCCGCACCACGGCACAGACCATGGCAACGGACAATCTCCACAAGGTCGACGGCCGTTACCGGATCGATTACCGACCCGACCAGATCAAGACCGCACGGCGTGACAACGTTCTGCTCCCCGCTCGCCTGACGCCATTCATGGATCGCTATCTCGGCGAGATCCGCCCTGCCCTGCTGCGTGGCACGGATCATGGCGCGCTCTGGGTCGGCACGCTGGGCAAACCGCTCGCTGAGCCGGGAATCGAGAAGCTCGTCCGGGTTCGGTCCAAAGCCTTGCTCGGCGTTGCGATCGGGCCGCACCGGTTCCGCCACGCGCTCGGCACCACAACACCCCTGGTCAATCGCGCCGAGCCCGGCCTCGCCCGCGCCGTGCTCGACATCAGCGAGGCGGTCGCGGCCGAGCACTACAACCGGGCCAATGCCATCATCGCCACCGAATTCTTCCATGCCGAGATGCTCGCCGCGACCCAGGCGGCGAACGACCACGCGCGGCTGGAGAAGATCAGGCGGCGGAGGGAATGAATTGCTCGACATTTAGAGCAAATATCGCACGAATATTTCTATAACATATTGAAATACTTGATTATATTCCCACATCTGGTGAGCAGACAGTCATCCTGGCGTCGCCGGGGAGAAACCACCTGAACGCTCCTCCGGCGCTGTCTGCGCCGGGATCCGATCCCGGCCACGCCATTCCCCAACCATATCATCAGGAGACCACCATGACCGAACCGGTCACACCGGGCACGGCACTCGTTGCCATGCCCGCCGATCCCGTGCGCCTGAACGCCGTCCGCGATCAGCTCAGCACGGATCTCGATACACTCGAGTTCGCGATGCACACGCTCGATGTCCTCGCCGCCATGCTCGGCGGCGACGGCGAGGACCCCGCCGATGCCATGGACACCGCAACCGCCGCCCGCATCCGCCGCGACAACATGAGCGCCATCCGCCATGCCTGCCGCCTCGTGGAAAGCCGCGGCAACCGCGCCATCGCCAG
This genomic interval from Acidiphilium multivorum AIU301 contains the following:
- a CDS encoding site-specific integrase is translated as MRDLGEQKPASRDEARLARRLARYLATWPAIDRQRWEQNCAAADPLDDPGYGSTLRLASRLKIARGYTYWLRFLDEAGWLDPAAPPGARISHPRSAAWFRALMARGNAPFTIAGRFAELNLAIRVLAPEADRTCILQPNGASIRQRLFMDKRELLIPDTRILYAEGLRLMGTAEQCRTRRKALLQFRDGLIFAVLSSRARRLRTTAQTMATDNLHKVDGRYRIDYRPDQIKTARRDNVLLPARLTPFMDRYLGEIRPALLRGTDHGALWVGTLGKPLAEPGIEKLVRVRSKALLGVAIGPHRFRHALGTTTPLVNRAEPGLARAVLDISEAVAAEHYNRANAIIATEFFHAEMLAATQAANDHARLEKIRRRRE